AGGACCATGCGCTGAGGATGCGGTTCTCGCGGTCGATCTCGCTGAGGACGGCGGCCTCGGCCTTGGCGGCCTGCGCTTCGCTGGAGGTCTTGAGCTTCAGTTCGAGCGATGTGCCGAGGACGTTCTCGTGATGGAAGACGCGGACGCGGGATTGTGCGGAGGCAGCAGTGAGCGCGAGAGAGAGCGAAAGTGCGGCGGAGATATTCAAAGCGTTCATTTAGAGGCGCTGTCCTTGGGGTTTGGCTTCCTGGCTGTTGTTGCCTTCAGCGCGCCGCGGCTGCTGCGGCATGTTGGCGAAGTAGACAGTCAACTCATCTTCGGTGAGCACGCCGTCGTGGTTGGTGTCGATAGCCTCGAACTGCTGCATACGATCGGGAGCTTCGGCTTTGGAGATTTTGCCGTCCTTGTTGGTGTCCCACTCGTCGAGCATGTGTTGTGCGCGATCAGCGGGCGTCATCTGTTTAGGACGAAGTTCTTCCGCGGAAAGTTCACCATCGCCGTTTTTGTCGAGCGTTTTGAGAGAAGTGGGTGCGGCGGCGATCTCGGCGGTGGAGATCACGCCATCGTGGTCGGTATCGAGTGCGCTCAGGATCGGGTCCATGCGGGTAGCGTTGCCGGTGTGCTGCGCACGGCCTGTGGGGCCGCTCTGGGTCCTCGCGGATGCACGGATCTCGTCAGGCGTGAGCTTGCCATCGTGGTCGGTGTCGATGCGGGAGAAGATGCCCTGCATACGCTCGGGGACCTCATCTTTGGTGAGGATGCCGTCGCCGTTGCGATCGAGGAGCATGAGGCGCTGAACCGTCTCGTCGGGCTTGTTGGCGTTGGGATCGTTCTGGCTGGGGAGATACTCAAGGGACGTAAGCTGGCCGTCGTGGTCCTTATCGAGCGTGATCAAACCAACGCTGGCCGCGGCGATCTCTTCGACGGAGAGCTTGCCGTCGCCATTGGTGTCGATAGCCAGAAGTGCAGGACGGGGAGGGGGCGGTCCGCCACCTGGTCTCTGGGCAGACGCCAAGGGAACCGCGAGGAGCAGAGAGAGAAGCAGGGGCTTACTGTGCATGTTTTCGAGCGCCTGTTGTCCGCAGATTTGAATAAGGACAGATTCAGTCCTATATCTTTATAGGACAAAATTAGTCGTATATCAAGTCCGATCTTGGAAACCCAGGCTTCGATCAGAAATGACGCAAGGTTTCCGACGTAGCTTGCGTACGGGGGGCCTGGTCGATCGGTGTCACTTCGCTGTCGACGTTCTTTTCCAGCGAGCGGCTGACAATATCGCGGGAGCCGATACCGATTGCGAGCGAGAGTGTGAGGACGATTCCGCCGAAGAGAATTCCGAAGGCCAGGTCGACGACGGTGCCTCCGATCTCAAGGTGATCGAGCACCATGGCCGTTGTAAGGACGAGCACGAGCCATTTGACGCCAAGCGAGAGAAAACGGGCATAGGAAAGGCGTGCGTTGACGGCTTCGATCAGGACGGTTCTCGCAAGGAAGCGTGCGATGAGGGTTCCGATGATGAAGAGAACGATTGCGCCGACGGAGTGGGTGAGATAGGGCACCAGGAAGAACGACATCTGCGAGTTGCCGGCGTAGGCCGCATCGAAGGCCGAGATTCCGATAAGGCAACCGAGAACGACCGAACCCCAGAAGACAACCCGCGTAATGAGCAATGTGGGACTGTGCGAAGGCGCCCACTCAAGGGGGATGATCGAGCTGCGAGTAAGGCGCTCATCAAAGCGAAGCAGAGTTAAGGTGCGCCCGAGCAGTGCCGCGAGCAGTGCTCCCACGATGGTCAGAATGAAGATTGCGAGCAGGAGCGCAAGAAGTCCCGGGAGGAAGTTGGCGAGAGTCACCAGTGCCCGGTGGGCGGATTGGCTAAGGGCGAGTTCGACTTGTTGCCACATGGGCGAATCTCCTTACATTTGGATGCTGGCTGACGTTCCTGTGCGGCTAGGGGTTGAAGCGGTCAGGCCAGCGCCAGCGGGATACGAGATACGGCTTATCGGTTTCGAAAGCGAGTGCTTGTTCCTCAATATGGCGTTCAGGAGGAATTCCGCTATGAACGAGGATCAGATGCGAAGCCACCCATGCGAGATAGAGCGGTGTAAGCGCTCCGAGAAGGTGGTTGCGGTTGATCGTGCGCAGGCGGTAAGCCAGGATGAAGTCGTAGACGATGCGCGCCCATAAGTTGTCCTGCATGCGAAAGCTCTCCTGCGGCATGATGGAGAGGTGCTTGAGTCCAAGCAGGGCATGAGGCGGTAGAACCAGGGCCCAGATCTCGTGCAGGTTGGAATAGGCGAGATGAAAGGACTCGAGCATCGGCGTCACGTCGAGCGCTTCAGTCGGTTCAGGTATCTGGGAGATACTGCGCGCTGGGTGTGTACTGCGCATTCGCTGCCAGAACGCTGCCTTCGTGTCGATATCTGCAAATAGCGAGCCGCAGATATGGTTGAGCAGGGAGTTCAGGTCGGCCGAGGCAGGAGAAGGAGCGCTACGGACAGGTATATCGGCTTCAGCCAGCGTGTAACCCGCCATGGCAGCCTCCGACACCGGCCATAGAATGGCATCTTCCTGAGTTGCCGTTGTGAAGCGTTGCGCTATTGTGGCCAACCGCTCTGCCATGCGAACGGAGACTCCAAGATCGATGGCAAGAGGAAAGCGCGGCCTGGCGCAGAACAGGGCGCGAGATACCGGATACAGAAT
This region of Acidobacteriota bacterium genomic DNA includes:
- a CDS encoding EF-hand domain-containing protein; protein product: MHSKPLLLSLLLAVPLASAQRPGGGPPPPRPALLAIDTNGDGKLSVEEIAAASVGLITLDKDHDGQLTSLEYLPSQNDPNANKPDETVQRLMLLDRNGDGILTKDEVPERMQGIFSRIDTDHDGKLTPDEIRASARTQSGPTGRAQHTGNATRMDPILSALDTDHDGVISTAEIAAAPTSLKTLDKNGDGELSAEELRPKQMTPADRAQHMLDEWDTNKDGKISKAEAPDRMQQFEAIDTNHDGVLTEDELTVYFANMPQQPRRAEGNNSQEAKPQGQRL